A stretch of Lathyrus oleraceus cultivar Zhongwan6 chromosome 6, CAAS_Psat_ZW6_1.0, whole genome shotgun sequence DNA encodes these proteins:
- the LOC127095023 gene encoding zinc finger protein KNUCKLES-like codes for MSETQKHFDVAEDSEEFLSLSLGRGSSSKSLKKKEYGCRFCHRKFPSFQALGGHQNAHKREKLLSKMENDFDNLCPYYVESPFHQGIGNPSWPQFTMMNNDGWVNPTPMNNNVGFGNYYEVNNHMQIPPFGAALNSVLMENSNPYVPNNHQISSSLPDLCLRL; via the coding sequence ATGTCAGAAACACAAAAACATTTTGATGTtgctgaagattctgaagaatTTCTGTCTTTAAGTTTAGGAAGAGGATCTTCATCCAAATCCCTAAAAAAGAAGGAATATGGATGTAGATTTTGTCACAGAAAATTTCCGAGTTTTCAAGCTTTGGGAGGACACCAGAACGCTCATAAGCGTGAAAAATTGCTTTCAAAAATGGAAAATGATTTTGATAATCTGTGTCCATACTATGTAGAGTCCCCTTTTCATCAAGGAATTGGAAATCCATCATGGCCTCAATTTACAATGATGAACAATGATGGTTGGGTTAATCCAACTCCAATGAATAATAATGTGGGATTTGGAAATTATTATGAAGTTAATAATCATATGCAGATTCCTCCATTTGGTGCTGCTCTTAACAGTGTCTTAATGGAAAATAGCAATCCTTATGTCCCAAATAACCATCAAATTTCATCCTCATTGCCTGATTTGTGCCTTAGACTTTAG